A single genomic interval of Desulfobotulus pelophilus harbors:
- a CDS encoding RHS repeat domain-containing protein: EGLVAELDGSGREIRSFGWKPQGIWGTDPLYLKEAGHYYWYHNDHLGTPQMLTASSGAVVWEAKYESFGRALVDGGARVKNPLRFPGQYEDEETGLHYNWWRYYDPEVGRYLRVDPIGLEGGDVNLYAYAFSNPENYIDAYGLMGTKIPRDRIPREIKRYFVPPNPPPCDYFKYCQDSYNEMVNDCTFIPTLGSGMCLERARHWYIQCQNIANDVGDNSRCCDDKGC; encoded by the coding sequence TGAAGGCCTTGTGGCGGAGCTTGACGGTTCCGGCCGCGAGATCCGGAGCTTTGGCTGGAAACCGCAGGGCATCTGGGGAACGGACCCCCTCTACCTGAAAGAAGCCGGGCATTATTACTGGTACCACAACGACCACCTCGGCACCCCGCAGATGCTCACCGCCAGCTCCGGCGCTGTGGTCTGGGAAGCAAAGTATGAGAGCTTTGGCAGGGCGCTGGTGGATGGGGGAGCGAGGGTAAAAAATCCCCTGCGGTTCCCTGGGCAGTATGAGGATGAAGAGACGGGGCTGCACTACAACTGGTGGCGGTACTATGATCCTGAGGTGGGGAGATATCTCAGGGTGGATCCGATTGGGTTGGAGGGGGGAGATGTTAACCTTTATGCATATGCTTTTAGTAATCCTGAGAATTATATAGATGCTTATGGTTTGATGGGAACTAAGATTCCGCGGGATAGGATTCCTCGGGAGATAAAAAGGTATTTTGTGCCCCCAAATCCCCCTCCGTGCGATTACTTCAAATATTGTCAAGATAGTTATAATGAAATGGTTAATGATTGTACGTTTATTCCAACTTTAGGTTCTGGTATGTGTCTTGAAAGAGCTAGGCACTGGTATATTCAGTGTCAAAATATTGCCAATGATGTTGGTGATAATTCTAGGTGTTGTGATGATAAGGGGTGCTAA